The following proteins come from a genomic window of Acinonyx jubatus isolate Ajub_Pintada_27869175 chromosome C1, VMU_Ajub_asm_v1.0, whole genome shotgun sequence:
- the LOC106988776 gene encoding tyrosine-protein phosphatase non-receptor type 11-like isoform X1, which translates to MTSRRWFHPNISGVEAERLLLSRGQHGSFLARPSKSCPGAFTLSVRRHDEVTHIKIQNTGDYYGLYGGEKFATLAELVQHHTGQHGGLLRERSGAPVELRHPLGCRDPTSERWYHGHLSGQEAEQLLMEKGHPGTFLVRESRSKPGDFVLSVLTQPLDKADRRPRVTHIMIRFQPDGTYDVGGGERFDTLRDLVECCKKDPMVEKSGVVVHLKQPLKATRINAASIESRVQELTGATDAGEKAKQGFWEEFEMLQQQECQLLYPRKEGQRLENKAKNRYKNILPFDTTRVTLHDVDDSVPGANYINANYIRSDPEEKPGHGQGKVYIATQGCLQTTVAAFWAMVHQENTRVIVMATREVERGRNKCFRYWPELHGRQEHGRVCVCNLAEYQAQGYCVRELQVWRPDQGEPPRTVKHYQYFSWPDHGVPAEPAGVLDFLDQVNRAQSSMPGAGPMVVHCSAGIGRTGTIIVIDILVDIIRRQGLDCDIDVPKTIQLVRRQRSGMVQTEAQYKFVYLALQRYIQDEQLRLREQPPEEHDHLNAGLASADPGRSPGPASSRAPAA; encoded by the exons ATGACCTCGCGCAG GTGGTTTCACCCCAACATCAGTGGAGTTGAAGCAGAGAGGCTGCTCCTGTCCAGGGGCCAGCACGGGAGCTTCCTGGCAAGACCCAGCAAGAGCTGCCCAGGGGCCTTCACACTGTCTGTCAG GCGCCATGATGAGGTGACACACATCAAGATCCAAAACACGGGCGACTACTATGGCCTCTACGGAGGGGAGAAGTTTGCGACGCTGGCCGAGCTGGTGCAGCACCACACAGGCCAGCACGGGGGGCTGCTCCGCGAGCGTAGCGGGGCCCCCGTCGAGCTCCGGCACCCACTGGGCTGCCGGGACCCCACATCTGAGCG GTGGTACCATGGGCACCTGTCTGGACAGGAGGCCGAGCAGCTGCTGATGGAAAAAGGACATCCAGGCACCTTCCTGGTGCGGGAGAGTCGGAGCAAACCCGGGGACTTCGTGCTGTCGGTGCTCACGCAGCCGCTGGACAAGGCAGACCGCCGGCCGCGGGTCACACACATCATGATCCGCTTCCAG CCAGACGGCACGTATGACGTGGGAGGTGGGGAACGGTTCGACACCCTCAGAGACCTGGTGGAGTGCTGCAAGAAGGACCCCATGGTGGAGAAGTCGGGGGTCGTGGTGCACCTCAAGCAG CCCCTCAAGGCCACGAGGATCAATGCCGCAAGCATCGAGAGCCGAGTACAGGAGCTCACCGGGGCCACTGACGCCGGCGAGAAGGCCAAGCAGGGCTTCTGGGAGGAGTTTGAG ATGCTGCAGCAGCAGGAATGCCAGCTCCTGTATCCCCGGAAGGAGGGACAGCGGCTGGAGAACAAAGCCAAGAATCGCTACAAGAACATCCTTCCAT TTGATACCACCCGTGTCACCCTGCATGACGTGGACGACAGCGTGCCTGGAGCCAACTACATCAACGCCAACTACATCAGG AGTGATCCAGAAGAGAAGCCAGGCCATGGACAGGGCAAGGTATACATCGCTACCCAGGGCTGTCTGCAGACCACAGTGGCGGCCTTCTGGGCGATGGTGCACCAGGAGAACACACGTGTCATTGTCATGGCCACAAGGGAGGTGGAGCGAGGCCGG AACAAATGTTTCCGATATTGGCCAGAGCTGCATGGCCGCCAAGAACATGGCCGTGTGTGTGTCTGCAACTTGGCTGAGTACCAGGCCCAGGGCTACTGTGTGCGGGAACTGCAGGTGTGGCGGCCAGATCAG GGGGAGCCACCGCGCACAGTGAAGCACTACCAGTACTTCAGCTGGCCAGACCACGGGGTCCCGGCCGAGCCGGCCGGCGTCCTCGACTTCCTGGACCAAGTGAACAGGGCACAGAGCAGCATGCCAGGGGCCGGACCCATGGTGGTGCATTGCAG CGCCGGCATCGGACGCACTGGCACCATCATCGTGATTGACATCCTGGTGGACATCATCCGCAGGCAGG GTCTGGACTGCGACATCGATGTGCCCAAGACGATCCAGCTGGTGCGACGGCAGCGCTCGGGGATGGTGCAGACCGAGGCGCAGTACAAGTTCGTGTACCTGGCGCTGCAGCGGTACATCCAGGACGAGCAGCTGCGTCTGCGCgagcag CCGCCAGAAGAGCACGACCATCTGAACGCGGGCCTCGCGTCGGCAGACCCGGGCCGCAGCCCTGGGCCCGCGTCGTCCCGGGCACCGGCGGCGTGA
- the LOC106988776 gene encoding tyrosine-protein phosphatase non-receptor type 11-like isoform X2 — protein sequence MTSRRWFHPNISGVEAERLLLSRGQHGSFLARPSKSCPGAFTLSVRRHDEVTHIKIQNTGDYYGLYGGEKFATLAELVQHHTGQHGGLLRERSGAPVELRHPLGCRDPTSERWYHGHLSGQEAEQLLMEKGHPGTFLVRESRSKPGDFVLSVLTQPLDKADRRPRVTHIMIRFQPDGTYDVGGGERFDTLRDLVECCKKDPMVEKSGVVVHLKQMLQQQECQLLYPRKEGQRLENKAKNRYKNILPFDTTRVTLHDVDDSVPGANYINANYIRSDPEEKPGHGQGKVYIATQGCLQTTVAAFWAMVHQENTRVIVMATREVERGRNKCFRYWPELHGRQEHGRVCVCNLAEYQAQGYCVRELQVWRPDQGEPPRTVKHYQYFSWPDHGVPAEPAGVLDFLDQVNRAQSSMPGAGPMVVHCSAGIGRTGTIIVIDILVDIIRRQGLDCDIDVPKTIQLVRRQRSGMVQTEAQYKFVYLALQRYIQDEQLRLREQPPEEHDHLNAGLASADPGRSPGPASSRAPAA from the exons ATGACCTCGCGCAG GTGGTTTCACCCCAACATCAGTGGAGTTGAAGCAGAGAGGCTGCTCCTGTCCAGGGGCCAGCACGGGAGCTTCCTGGCAAGACCCAGCAAGAGCTGCCCAGGGGCCTTCACACTGTCTGTCAG GCGCCATGATGAGGTGACACACATCAAGATCCAAAACACGGGCGACTACTATGGCCTCTACGGAGGGGAGAAGTTTGCGACGCTGGCCGAGCTGGTGCAGCACCACACAGGCCAGCACGGGGGGCTGCTCCGCGAGCGTAGCGGGGCCCCCGTCGAGCTCCGGCACCCACTGGGCTGCCGGGACCCCACATCTGAGCG GTGGTACCATGGGCACCTGTCTGGACAGGAGGCCGAGCAGCTGCTGATGGAAAAAGGACATCCAGGCACCTTCCTGGTGCGGGAGAGTCGGAGCAAACCCGGGGACTTCGTGCTGTCGGTGCTCACGCAGCCGCTGGACAAGGCAGACCGCCGGCCGCGGGTCACACACATCATGATCCGCTTCCAG CCAGACGGCACGTATGACGTGGGAGGTGGGGAACGGTTCGACACCCTCAGAGACCTGGTGGAGTGCTGCAAGAAGGACCCCATGGTGGAGAAGTCGGGGGTCGTGGTGCACCTCAAGCAG ATGCTGCAGCAGCAGGAATGCCAGCTCCTGTATCCCCGGAAGGAGGGACAGCGGCTGGAGAACAAAGCCAAGAATCGCTACAAGAACATCCTTCCAT TTGATACCACCCGTGTCACCCTGCATGACGTGGACGACAGCGTGCCTGGAGCCAACTACATCAACGCCAACTACATCAGG AGTGATCCAGAAGAGAAGCCAGGCCATGGACAGGGCAAGGTATACATCGCTACCCAGGGCTGTCTGCAGACCACAGTGGCGGCCTTCTGGGCGATGGTGCACCAGGAGAACACACGTGTCATTGTCATGGCCACAAGGGAGGTGGAGCGAGGCCGG AACAAATGTTTCCGATATTGGCCAGAGCTGCATGGCCGCCAAGAACATGGCCGTGTGTGTGTCTGCAACTTGGCTGAGTACCAGGCCCAGGGCTACTGTGTGCGGGAACTGCAGGTGTGGCGGCCAGATCAG GGGGAGCCACCGCGCACAGTGAAGCACTACCAGTACTTCAGCTGGCCAGACCACGGGGTCCCGGCCGAGCCGGCCGGCGTCCTCGACTTCCTGGACCAAGTGAACAGGGCACAGAGCAGCATGCCAGGGGCCGGACCCATGGTGGTGCATTGCAG CGCCGGCATCGGACGCACTGGCACCATCATCGTGATTGACATCCTGGTGGACATCATCCGCAGGCAGG GTCTGGACTGCGACATCGATGTGCCCAAGACGATCCAGCTGGTGCGACGGCAGCGCTCGGGGATGGTGCAGACCGAGGCGCAGTACAAGTTCGTGTACCTGGCGCTGCAGCGGTACATCCAGGACGAGCAGCTGCGTCTGCGCgagcag CCGCCAGAAGAGCACGACCATCTGAACGCGGGCCTCGCGTCGGCAGACCCGGGCCGCAGCCCTGGGCCCGCGTCGTCCCGGGCACCGGCGGCGTGA
- the LOC106988776 gene encoding tyrosine-protein phosphatase non-receptor type 11-like isoform X3 gives MASTEGRSLRRWPSWCSTTQASTGGCSASVAGPPSSSGTHWAAGTPHLSGGRAAADGKRTSRHLPGAGESEQTRGLRAVGAHAAAGQGRPPAAGHTHHDPLPDGTYDVGGGERFDTLRDLVECCKKDPMVEKSGVVVHLKQPLKATRINAASIESRVQELTGATDAGEKAKQGFWEEFEMLQQQECQLLYPRKEGQRLENKAKNRYKNILPFDTTRVTLHDVDDSVPGANYINANYIRSDPEEKPGHGQGKVYIATQGCLQTTVAAFWAMVHQENTRVIVMATREVERGRNKCFRYWPELHGRQEHGRVCVCNLAEYQAQGYCVRELQVWRPDQGEPPRTVKHYQYFSWPDHGVPAEPAGVLDFLDQVNRAQSSMPGAGPMVVHCSAGIGRTGTIIVIDILVDIIRRQGLDCDIDVPKTIQLVRRQRSGMVQTEAQYKFVYLALQRYIQDEQLRLREQPPEEHDHLNAGLASADPGRSPGPASSRAPAA, from the exons ATGGCCTCTACGGAGGGGAGAAGTTTGCGACGCTGGCCGAGCTGGTGCAGCACCACACAGGCCAGCACGGGGGGCTGCTCCGCGAGCGTAGCGGGGCCCCCGTCGAGCTCCGGCACCCACTGGGCTGCCGGGACCCCACATCTGAGCG GAGGCCGAGCAGCTGCTGATGGAAAAAGGACATCCAGGCACCTTCCTGGTGCGGGAGAGTCGGAGCAAACCCGGGGACTTCGTGCTGTCGGTGCTCACGCAGCCGCTGGACAAGGCAGACCGCCGGCCGCGGGTCACACACATCATGATCCGCTTCCAG ACGGCACGTATGACGTGGGAGGTGGGGAACGGTTCGACACCCTCAGAGACCTGGTGGAGTGCTGCAAGAAGGACCCCATGGTGGAGAAGTCGGGGGTCGTGGTGCACCTCAAGCAG CCCCTCAAGGCCACGAGGATCAATGCCGCAAGCATCGAGAGCCGAGTACAGGAGCTCACCGGGGCCACTGACGCCGGCGAGAAGGCCAAGCAGGGCTTCTGGGAGGAGTTTGAG ATGCTGCAGCAGCAGGAATGCCAGCTCCTGTATCCCCGGAAGGAGGGACAGCGGCTGGAGAACAAAGCCAAGAATCGCTACAAGAACATCCTTCCAT TTGATACCACCCGTGTCACCCTGCATGACGTGGACGACAGCGTGCCTGGAGCCAACTACATCAACGCCAACTACATCAGG AGTGATCCAGAAGAGAAGCCAGGCCATGGACAGGGCAAGGTATACATCGCTACCCAGGGCTGTCTGCAGACCACAGTGGCGGCCTTCTGGGCGATGGTGCACCAGGAGAACACACGTGTCATTGTCATGGCCACAAGGGAGGTGGAGCGAGGCCGG AACAAATGTTTCCGATATTGGCCAGAGCTGCATGGCCGCCAAGAACATGGCCGTGTGTGTGTCTGCAACTTGGCTGAGTACCAGGCCCAGGGCTACTGTGTGCGGGAACTGCAGGTGTGGCGGCCAGATCAG GGGGAGCCACCGCGCACAGTGAAGCACTACCAGTACTTCAGCTGGCCAGACCACGGGGTCCCGGCCGAGCCGGCCGGCGTCCTCGACTTCCTGGACCAAGTGAACAGGGCACAGAGCAGCATGCCAGGGGCCGGACCCATGGTGGTGCATTGCAG CGCCGGCATCGGACGCACTGGCACCATCATCGTGATTGACATCCTGGTGGACATCATCCGCAGGCAGG GTCTGGACTGCGACATCGATGTGCCCAAGACGATCCAGCTGGTGCGACGGCAGCGCTCGGGGATGGTGCAGACCGAGGCGCAGTACAAGTTCGTGTACCTGGCGCTGCAGCGGTACATCCAGGACGAGCAGCTGCGTCTGCGCgagcag CCGCCAGAAGAGCACGACCATCTGAACGCGGGCCTCGCGTCGGCAGACCCGGGCCGCAGCCCTGGGCCCGCGTCGTCCCGGGCACCGGCGGCGTGA